A genomic window from Anthonomus grandis grandis chromosome 2, icAntGran1.3, whole genome shotgun sequence includes:
- the LOC126750152 gene encoding uncharacterized protein LOC126750152: MAVKSCIRNCIKCFRANSPNLTYKMGDLPSVRVKPSKVFLSVGIDYAGPFNLKDGQTKNRKIIKCYVAIFVCMATKALHIDLVTDLSTDAFLNLLKRFVSRRGLCTDIYSDNATAFVGADNELKRLQNIVNGGVLRDYLNQTQINWHFIPARSPTFGGLWESAVKSCKHHLKRVLHNDHPLNFEEMYTLLVQVEAVLNSRPLISLSPDPNDLEALTPAHFIIGQPMTALPQRNLEDSHTNLVKRLLHVQKLFQQFWRRWSHDYLHTLQERSKWRFNKDPNLQIGALVIVKKENTPPAYWTLGRISAVHPGADGLVRVVTIKTKNGFLKRATTKVSLSKAAGCSDYECTLNFISFKVQSY; this comes from the exons ATGGCAGTCAAATCCTGTATTAGAAATTGTATCAAATGTTTCCGAGCCAACTCGCCTAATTTGACTTATAAAATGGGCGATTTGCCTTCTGTCCGCGTAAAACCTTCTAAAGTGTTTCTTTCTGTTGGAATCGATTATGCAGGCCCCTTTAATTTAAAGGATGGCCAAaccaaaaacagaaaaataataaaatgttatgtCGCGATTTTTGTGTGTATGGCTACGAAAGCTTTGCACATAGATTTAGTCACGGATTTGTCCACAGATGCTTTCTTAAATTTGCTGAAACGTTTTGTTTCGCGTAGAGGTTTGTGCACAGATATTTACTCAGATAACGCTACTGCTTTCGTTGGCGCAGACAATGAGTTGAAACGTTTGCAAAACATTGTTAATGGCGGTGTCTTAAGAGATTATTTGAACCAAACTCAGataaattggcattttattccAGCTAGATCCCCAACATTTGGAGGTCTTTGGGAGAGTGCTGTGAAATCTTGCAAGCATCATCTCAAGCGTGTTTTACATAATGATCATCCTCTTAATTTCGAGGAAATGTATACATTATTGGTACAGGTGGAAGCCGTCTTAAACTCTCGGCCGCTTATAAGCCTTTCTCCTGATCCTAATGACCTGGAGGCTCTTACCCCAGCCCATTTCATTATTGGACAGCCAATGACGGCATTGCCTCAGAGAAACCTGGAAGATTCTCACACTAATTTGGTAAAGCGACTTCTTCATGTTCAGAAGCTTTTCCAGCAGTTCTGGAGACGATGGAGCCATGATTACCTTCACACCCTCCAGGAACGCAGTAAATGGCGTTTCAATAAGGATCCCAACTTACAAATTGGTGCCTTAGTGATTGTTAAGAAAGAAAATACTCCCCCAGCCTACTGGACCTTGGGTAGAATTTCTGCAGTCCATCCCGGTGCTGATGGCCTCGTTAGGGTGGTCACCATTAAGACTAAGAATGGTTTCTTGAAGAGAGCAACAACGAAG GTCAGCCTTTCAAAGGCGGCGGGATGTTCGGACTACGAGTGTACCCTCAACTTTATTTCATTCAAAGTTCAGTCCTACTGA